The following proteins come from a genomic window of Enterobacter chengduensis:
- a CDS encoding DUF2543 family protein, with the protein MHNDIPLKYYDIADEYATEAAEQVAESERDALAHYFQLLLTRLANNEEISEEAQQEMAAEAGIRAGRIDDVANFLNQWGNE; encoded by the coding sequence ATGCACAACGATATCCCACTGAAATACTATGACATTGCCGATGAATACGCGACGGAAGCCGCAGAGCAGGTAGCGGAGTCAGAGCGCGACGCGCTGGCACACTATTTCCAGCTGCTGCTCACCCGCTTAGCGAATAATGAGGAGATCAGCGAGGAAGCCCAGCAGGAGATGGCCGCAGAAGCCGGGATCCGTGCGGGTCGCATTGATGATGTTGCGAATTTCCTCAATCAGTGGGGAAATGAATAG
- a CDS encoding EAL domain-containing protein: protein MKKLIAVAIVSTLLVILSLYVVNAVIIGQQKTKQLEISRTLLRYSEDLSESVALGLKSITTQGCDKASLDSYRQIKLNSLYFGDIGFIEKGKIVCTAFWGKLATPVALPEELHKTPRGFLLAQFSRKDFFTGNAAIYNNIIIFTSRYAYDKFTPVTASYSLSATTKDFGRTFFAAAPELQPQSWLHSTLFTLTITQCSALWDLCVIVKHHDAGLASLPPFIFTFLAVILYLIWLAITLFIFRIYEDRFSLERTLIKAVLTNTLSVNYQPIIRIRDQKIVGVEVLSRWRDQKHGDVSPELFIPLIKKIGLYKKYYSNIIGKSLSEIAPLAIKHQLIVSLNVGRKEIEDVQFIQRLRRECLANQLPLSLMKVELSEKAVSAADILEGFCQELTSLGVKISIDDFGVQNSNLARLSLLEYDEIKIDKSLVDGISEHYKQNIFVIFSDALAKLNKTLVFEGVENEIQYRFIADRYPDALIQGWYFSKALTRSELAKRLTGVAR, encoded by the coding sequence ATGAAAAAGCTCATTGCCGTTGCGATCGTTTCCACGCTTCTGGTCATCCTGTCTCTGTATGTGGTCAATGCGGTAATCATCGGCCAGCAGAAAACCAAACAGCTCGAAATATCCCGTACCCTATTACGTTATTCAGAAGACCTGTCCGAAAGCGTGGCGCTGGGCCTCAAAAGCATTACGACGCAGGGATGTGATAAAGCCAGTCTTGATAGCTACAGACAAATAAAGCTCAACAGCCTCTATTTCGGCGATATCGGCTTTATCGAAAAGGGAAAAATAGTTTGTACCGCTTTTTGGGGTAAGCTCGCGACGCCCGTTGCGCTTCCTGAAGAGCTGCATAAAACGCCGAGAGGCTTTCTTCTGGCGCAGTTTTCGAGGAAAGATTTTTTCACGGGCAATGCGGCCATTTATAATAATATTATTATCTTCACCTCGCGCTATGCCTACGATAAATTCACGCCGGTTACCGCAAGCTATTCTCTGAGTGCTACCACAAAGGACTTTGGCCGGACCTTTTTTGCCGCCGCCCCTGAGCTTCAACCACAAAGCTGGCTGCATTCGACGCTGTTCACCCTGACTATTACACAGTGCAGCGCCTTGTGGGATTTATGCGTGATTGTTAAACATCACGATGCTGGACTGGCCTCCTTACCCCCGTTTATCTTTACGTTTCTTGCCGTCATTCTTTATTTAATCTGGCTCGCAATAACGCTATTTATCTTCCGTATTTATGAAGACCGTTTTTCGCTGGAACGCACGCTGATCAAAGCCGTGTTAACCAACACCCTTAGCGTTAATTACCAGCCCATTATTCGCATTCGCGATCAAAAAATCGTGGGCGTTGAAGTTCTGTCGCGATGGCGGGACCAGAAGCACGGAGACGTCTCGCCGGAGCTGTTTATCCCATTAATTAAGAAAATTGGTCTGTATAAAAAATACTACAGCAATATTATCGGGAAATCGCTTTCAGAAATTGCCCCGCTGGCAATAAAGCATCAGCTGATCGTTTCCCTCAACGTTGGGCGCAAGGAAATCGAAGACGTTCAGTTTATTCAGCGTTTGCGTCGCGAGTGTTTAGCCAACCAGCTCCCCCTCTCCCTGATGAAAGTGGAGCTTTCCGAGAAAGCCGTTTCCGCGGCGGATATCCTTGAGGGATTCTGTCAGGAGCTGACGTCGCTCGGCGTTAAAATATCAATTGATGATTTTGGCGTGCAAAATTCAAACCTCGCCCGCCTGTCGCTGCTTGAATATGATGAGATAAAAATTGATAAGTCGCTGGTGGATGGCATCAGCGAGCATTATAAGCAAAATATCTTTGTTATCTTCAGCGATGCCCTCGCGAAGCTAAACAAAACGCTTGTTTTCGAGGGCGTGGAAAATGAAATTCAATATCGCTTTATTGCTGACAGATATCCCGATGCCCTGATCCAGGGATGGTATTTCTCAAAAGCCCTTACCCGAAGCGAGCTGGCGAAGCGGCTCACCGGTGTCGCACGATAA
- a CDS encoding DUF1304 domain-containing protein: MLATVLIAAVALIHLYILVLEMFLWNTKTGHKAFNLRPDFARDTRVLAANQGLYNGFLAAGLLWSLWLGDKGVKVAIFFLTCVLVAGLFGAATASRKILYVQALPALAALLALLI, translated from the coding sequence ATGCTAGCCACCGTCCTTATCGCTGCCGTTGCACTCATCCATCTCTACATTCTCGTGCTGGAAATGTTCCTCTGGAATACCAAAACGGGACACAAGGCTTTTAATCTGCGTCCCGACTTTGCGCGCGACACCCGCGTGCTGGCAGCGAATCAGGGGCTGTATAACGGCTTTCTGGCGGCGGGCCTGCTCTGGAGCCTCTGGCTCGGCGACAAGGGGGTTAAGGTGGCCATCTTCTTCCTGACCTGCGTGCTGGTCGCCGGGCTCTTTGGCGCAGCCACCGCCAGCCGGAAAATTTTGTATGTGCAGGCTTTACCCGCGCTCGCGGCGCTGCTTGCGTTACTTATCTGA